A section of the Candidatus Omnitrophota bacterium genome encodes:
- a CDS encoding glycosyltransferase family 4 protein encodes MKKTDILFLTFDFPPQDGGISVIMSRIFRCLGERALVLTTNVFGDNESKGCETKAKIVRENFNINVNNFKLLFVIFKVLFKSLRLHGKFKFRTILVGEVFPLGLVGLFFKYFLRTNLVTFSHGSDSLFSKNKIRNYLVGIAYRSAEYVLCFSDYTKNNLLKWKVKEGRIKKISAGVDTDLFNPEVDTAPIEKRFNLKDKRVILSVNRLIIRKGIDTAIKCMPRLIKEVPSVFYLIVGDGSDKKRLEDLAKDLHVENHCLFAGSVKQEDLAVYYCLSELFLNLVREIKNPLDPQTEGFGLINIEAGACSKAVIAGKTGGVVDAIEDKRTGLLIDPLDLEQITNAILRLLRDRHFAKELGKNAREKVLNEFRLENLNQDLDKILQNLK; translated from the coding sequence ATGAAAAAAACGGACATTTTGTTTCTTACATTTGATTTTCCGCCTCAAGATGGGGGCATCTCTGTAATTATGAGCAGAATCTTCCGTTGTTTAGGAGAGAGAGCGCTAGTTTTAACTACAAATGTTTTTGGCGATAATGAAAGTAAGGGTTGCGAAACCAAGGCAAAAATTGTAAGGGAAAATTTTAATATAAATGTGAATAATTTCAAATTATTGTTTGTAATATTTAAGGTTTTATTTAAGTCTTTAAGACTTCATGGAAAATTCAAGTTCAGGACCATATTAGTGGGGGAGGTATTCCCTTTAGGGCTTGTGGGGTTGTTTTTTAAATATTTTCTTAGAACTAATTTAGTTACATTTAGTCATGGCTCAGATTCGTTGTTTTCAAAAAATAAAATTAGAAATTATTTGGTAGGCATAGCCTATCGTAGTGCAGAGTATGTATTATGCTTCTCTGATTACACTAAAAATAACCTCTTAAAATGGAAGGTTAAAGAAGGAAGGATTAAAAAGATTTCTGCTGGGGTGGATACTGATCTTTTCAATCCTGAAGTAGACACCGCGCCAATAGAAAAAAGGTTTAATTTGAAAGACAAAAGAGTTATCTTGAGTGTGAATAGGCTGATAATTAGGAAAGGTATAGACACAGCAATAAAGTGTATGCCTCGTTTAATTAAAGAAGTCCCTTCAGTTTTCTATTTGATAGTAGGGGATGGCTCGGATAAAAAGCGCTTGGAAGATTTGGCCAAAGATCTTCATGTAGAAAATCATTGTTTGTTTGCCGGTAGCGTCAAGCAAGAGGATTTAGCCGTTTATTACTGCCTAAGCGAATTATTTTTAAATCTAGTGAGGGAAATAAAGAATCCTCTGGATCCCCAGACAGAAGGATTCGGCTTAATTAATATTGAGGCCGGCGCTTGTTCTAAGGCAGTAATTGCTGGGAAAACCGGTGGCGTAGTCGATGCGATAGAAGATAAAAGGACAGGTTTACTTATCGACCCGTTAGATTTAGAGCAAATTACTAATGCCATTTTGCGGTTACTCAGAGACAGGCATTTTGCAAAAGAACTGGGAAAGAACGCTAGAGAGAAGGTTTTAAATGAGTTTAGGCTAGAGAATTTAAATCAGGATTTAGATAAAATATTACAAAATCTAAAATGA
- a CDS encoding glycosyltransferase family 2 protein, with protein sequence MNISIGIVSCNNREILRRCIKSIYATCQDTDFEVIVVDNNSSDRSQEMLVDEFPEVRIIENKQNLGFAKSVNQAIRQARGKFLFLGNEDIIFSPDCLRSMTEYMKANPKVGILGPKIINEKGTTEMSFNKKCSNIIRCILDNLFFYSYLRAHLVEKYLIKKFSPLVKKGLQEIKQVAWVSGAAFLLRKSATEKVGLMDESFFMYCEDEDFGCRMTNAGWQVHFFPRGVITHSRGSSTQKSPVNFTFEATKSQVIFYRKRYNRIALVLVKALLFYRLTVELVFLCIYSLFSKNLRKLISRKQKNYIFTIHKLFFI encoded by the coding sequence ATGAATATTTCTATTGGCATAGTTAGCTGTAATAATAGAGAAATACTTAGAAGATGTATAAAATCAATTTATGCTACTTGTCAAGATACTGATTTTGAAGTAATAGTTGTTGATAATAATTCTTCCGATAGAAGTCAAGAGATGCTTGTTGATGAATTTCCTGAAGTAAGAATAATAGAAAATAAACAAAATCTGGGTTTTGCCAAGTCAGTTAACCAAGCGATAAGGCAGGCGCGAGGAAAATTCCTATTTTTAGGAAATGAAGACATAATTTTTAGCCCCGACTGCCTCAGAAGCATGACTGAATATATGAAAGCTAACCCCAAGGTTGGGATATTAGGACCAAAAATCATAAATGAAAAAGGCACAACGGAGATGTCTTTTAATAAAAAGTGTTCTAATATTATCCGCTGTATTTTGGATAATCTGTTTTTTTATTCTTATTTGCGCGCACATTTAGTTGAAAAATATCTTATAAAGAAATTTTCTCCTTTAGTTAAAAAAGGATTACAGGAGATCAAGCAGGTAGCCTGGGTTTCTGGTGCAGCTTTTCTCCTGCGTAAATCTGCAACAGAAAAAGTAGGTCTTATGGATGAAAGCTTTTTTATGTACTGTGAAGATGAGGATTTTGGTTGTCGGATGACAAACGCTGGTTGGCAAGTGCATTTCTTCCCCCGGGGAGTTATTACTCATTCGCGAGGAAGCAGCACTCAAAAAAGTCCGGTTAATTTTACATTCGAAGCTACAAAGAGCCAGGTAATTTTTTACAGGAAAAGATATAATCGAATTGCTCTAGTCCTAGTAAAGGCGTTACTTTTTTATAGACTAACAGTGGAATTGGTATTTTTGTGCATTTACAGCTTATTTTCAAAAAACTTAAGGAAGTTAATAAGCAGAAAGCAAAAAAATTATATTTTTACTATTCATAAACTTTTTTTTATTTAA
- a CDS encoding class I SAM-dependent methyltransferase, whose amino-acid sequence MEEVKCLICDRKETKHYRNIKCSKPRQVSFTLLQCNVCGLIYLNPRPDKREMQEFYPFWPEGGGRQEGIKLDWKSKRKKVNLLRNILAKRGNVLDIGAGAGEFLSIMQGLGWQAYGIEFAKVTSNYAREKLALNVLSKDLLGANFESDFFDLITFWDVIEHLHKPKETLLEINRILKKEGLLVISAPNIDNLWAYIFKDYWYTNSPRHLYQFSPRTILRLLEGADFKVVNIIQRAGFFEPVGFVVTFKNWLLASLRGDSRNLNSSSAFAQDARLNKLASPIKQFMRLILEAAFFPFSLISVLLEKAPNMIIFARKC is encoded by the coding sequence ATGGAAGAAGTTAAGTGTCTGATTTGTGATAGGAAAGAGACTAAGCATTATAGAAATATTAAGTGTTCTAAGCCTAGGCAGGTGAGTTTTACTCTCCTTCAGTGTAATGTTTGCGGATTGATATATTTAAATCCCCGGCCAGATAAGCGCGAGATGCAGGAATTCTATCCTTTTTGGCCAGAGGGCGGGGGCAGGCAAGAAGGAATTAAACTAGATTGGAAGTCAAAAAGAAAAAAAGTTAATTTACTAAGAAATATTTTAGCAAAAAGAGGCAATGTGCTGGATATTGGAGCAGGCGCAGGTGAGTTTTTAAGCATTATGCAGGGGCTGGGTTGGCAGGCCTACGGCATAGAGTTTGCTAAAGTGACTTCCAATTATGCCAGAGAAAAGCTTGCTTTAAACGTATTAAGCAAAGATCTTCTAGGGGCAAATTTTGAATCAGATTTTTTTGATTTAATTACTTTTTGGGATGTGATTGAGCATCTACATAAGCCTAAAGAGACCTTGCTTGAGATTAATAGAATTTTAAAAAAGGAGGGGCTGTTGGTAATATCAGCTCCAAACATCGATAATCTATGGGCTTATATTTTTAAAGATTATTGGTACACAAATTCGCCCCGGCATCTTTATCAGTTTAGCCCAAGGACTATCTTAAGGTTATTAGAGGGTGCCGATTTTAAAGTAGTTAATATTATTCAGCGTGCCGGATTTTTTGAACCAGTAGGCTTTGTGGTAACTTTTAAGAATTGGCTCTTAGCTAGTTTAAGAGGGGATAGCCGTAACTTAAATTCAAGTTCGGCATTTGCTCAAGATGCTAGATTAAATAAACTCGCAAGCCCAATAAAGCAATTCATGCGTTTAATTTTGGAGGCAGCATTTTTTCCATTTTCGCTAATAAGCGTATTGCTTGAGAAAGCTCCAAACATGATTATTTTTGCAAGAAAATGCTAG
- a CDS encoding glycosyltransferase family 4 protein translates to MLDKQNILYITESAVLGGAEISLFELITNLDRERFNPFIICSEEGPLIEKFNQWQIPNAVIPLYRVRQISFWRFLKSVKELVKFLKTNEIKLVHTNSTRANFLGALAARIVRVPVVWHVRNLVAPSLFIDLEKYFTFLPAAIITNSHATAKRFPHAQKKVTVIYNGLDLRVFNPGISKDTLHKEFNISLKTKIVAVVGRLGPGKGQEVFLQAVSLLKEKVQDVKFFIVGSAGYEKDVPIEESLKTQIKSLGLEKDVIFTGFRKDRSEVMASIDILVSPESITGQAFGKVLAEAQATGVPVIVTDAGAASEVVEKDATGILVPMRDATSLAEAIKFLLDNEELSNKMGQAGRARAEKLFNIKETTKEIEQIYIDLLNKA, encoded by the coding sequence ATGCTAGATAAACAGAATATCTTATACATAACCGAATCTGCAGTGTTAGGTGGGGCTGAAATTAGCCTCTTTGAATTAATTACTAATCTTGATAGGGAAAGATTTAATCCCTTTATCATCTGTTCCGAAGAAGGTCCGTTAATAGAGAAATTCAATCAATGGCAGATTCCGAACGCAGTAATCCCTTTATATCGGGTACGCCAAATTAGCTTTTGGAGGTTTTTAAAGTCTGTAAAGGAGCTAGTCAAATTTTTAAAGACCAATGAGATTAAGCTTGTGCATACAAATAGTACTAGAGCAAATTTCCTTGGTGCCTTAGCTGCGAGGATAGTAAGAGTTCCTGTAGTTTGGCACGTGAGAAACCTAGTAGCCCCGAGCCTTTTTATAGATTTAGAAAAATATTTCACTTTTTTGCCTGCGGCGATTATTACGAATTCGCATGCTACAGCAAAGAGGTTTCCTCATGCACAAAAGAAGGTAACCGTGATTTATAATGGCCTAGATCTTAGAGTCTTTAATCCCGGAATTAGTAAGGATACTTTACACAAGGAATTTAATATAAGCCTAAAGACAAAAATTGTCGCTGTTGTAGGAAGGTTGGGGCCGGGTAAAGGTCAAGAGGTATTTTTGCAGGCCGTATCTTTACTTAAAGAAAAGGTGCAAGATGTGAAGTTTTTTATTGTTGGGAGTGCTGGTTATGAAAAAGATGTCCCAATAGAGGAATCCCTAAAGACTCAGATAAAATCCTTGGGCCTTGAAAAAGATGTTATTTTTACTGGATTTCGTAAAGACAGATCCGAGGTTATGGCCTCAATTGATATATTGGTTAGCCCTGAGTCTATTACCGGTCAGGCATTTGGTAAGGTTTTGGCCGAGGCACAGGCAACAGGCGTGCCAGTTATCGTCACAGATGCTGGGGCAGCGTCGGAGGTAGTAGAGAAAGATGCAACTGGGATATTAGTTCCAATGAGGGATGCGACATCGCTTGCTGAGGCAATAAAATTTCTGTTGGATAATGAGGAATTATCTAATAAGATGGGTCAAGCGGGTCGTGCTAGAGCAGAAAAATTATTCAATATTAAAGAAACGACCAAAGAGATTGAGCAAATTTATATTGATTTATTAAATAAGGCATAA
- a CDS encoding flippase produces the protein MNRLRLIIKNTAGFLGSLIFNRFLNFLVTIILVRYLGPKNLGQYTFVLTFAGLFALFCDLGIGQLVTREVSQDRTRAGSFLGNYLSLQLLLSSVVVVVMVIVINHFQYPHIIRLALYITGLNLLVVSLAQPFFNIAIAFEKLRFTAIASIIGNIFYCLSLLAAVFFRKGLLILVSVSLVTSILEFFLVAFICSRFCVKPIFKFNKLLWLTVARFFLPFALYIVFTGLYRRIDIVMLSRMKTDIAVGFYGAAYKIIYLFILIPTSFSRAVFPLLSQQAAEDRIKLSQTVSWSMKYLLALGFPIAIIGSFFCREIILLLFGPEFLNSAVVLNILIWVLVLVFWHSILSQALIAIKNMLAVVSGTIIAFILNVGLNFLLIPKYSYVGAAATTVFSELFIGLWFYLSLRKILPLKYSLYDFLKIVIASLIMILLFQLTYQFYFLIVITLGIVFYIIALYLLHFIGRGERVLLKEAFARKDGLFKRDAI, from the coding sequence ATGAACAGACTAAGGTTAATTATTAAAAATACCGCAGGTTTCCTTGGTTCGCTTATCTTTAATAGGTTTTTAAATTTTTTAGTAACAATTATTCTAGTTCGTTATCTGGGCCCCAAAAACTTAGGTCAATATACTTTCGTCTTGACCTTTGCCGGTCTGTTTGCTCTGTTTTGCGATTTGGGTATTGGTCAGTTAGTAACCCGAGAGGTTAGCCAAGATAGGACGCGTGCAGGAAGTTTTCTAGGAAATTACCTTTCTCTACAACTGCTACTTTCTTCAGTTGTTGTGGTTGTAATGGTCATTGTTATAAACCATTTTCAATATCCACATATAATAAGGTTGGCACTTTATATCACTGGTCTGAATTTATTGGTTGTTTCTCTCGCGCAACCTTTTTTCAATATTGCGATAGCCTTTGAGAAATTACGCTTCACAGCTATTGCGAGTATTATCGGCAATATTTTTTATTGTTTGAGTTTGCTGGCTGCCGTTTTCTTCCGCAAAGGTCTATTAATTTTAGTCTCGGTCAGCTTAGTAACCAGTATCTTAGAGTTTTTTTTGGTAGCATTTATATGTTCAAGATTCTGCGTCAAACCAATTTTTAAATTTAATAAACTTCTTTGGCTTACTGTGGCACGGTTTTTTCTTCCCTTTGCATTATATATTGTCTTTACTGGTCTTTACAGGCGCATTGATATCGTAATGTTATCGAGAATGAAGACAGATATAGCTGTGGGTTTCTATGGCGCCGCCTATAAGATTATTTATTTATTTATTTTAATTCCCACAAGTTTTTCCAGGGCAGTATTTCCACTCTTAAGCCAGCAGGCAGCTGAGGATAGGATTAAACTTTCCCAGACTGTTTCCTGGTCCATGAAATATTTACTCGCTCTAGGCTTTCCTATAGCTATCATTGGAAGTTTTTTCTGCCGAGAGATAATATTGCTTCTTTTTGGCCCTGAGTTCCTGAATTCAGCCGTAGTTTTAAATATACTTATTTGGGTACTCGTTTTAGTCTTCTGGCATTCAATTTTAAGCCAGGCCCTAATTGCTATTAAAAATATGCTTGCAGTAGTCTCTGGTACAATAATTGCTTTTATACTTAACGTAGGATTAAATTTCTTATTGATTCCTAAATATAGCTATGTGGGCGCAGCCGCCACTACCGTTTTTTCTGAACTTTTTATAGGGCTTTGGTTCTATTTATCTTTAAGAAAAATATTGCCTTTAAAGTATTCTTTATATGATTTCTTAAAGATTGTTATAGCTAGTTTAATTATGATTTTATTATTTCAGCTTACGTATCAGTTTTATTTTTTAATTGTCATTACACTAGGGATTGTTTTCTATATAATTGCACTTTACCTGCTGCATTTTATAGGGCGAGGAGAGAGAGTACTTCTGAAGGAGGCGTTTGCTAGAAAAGATGGTTTGTTCAAAAGGGATGCGATTTAG
- a CDS encoding glycosyltransferase family 9 protein → MVCSKGMRFRSIARNIKKLYYIVLGLFGDMLFFLMRILRIISKPKPFLSENIKRILVIRLDRIGDVALTTPALRALRESFTHAKIYLLTRSYAKDLVVGNTDIDELLIFDDKTSFFIEIMKKAKVLKGKKFDLAIVLNPNFWSNFLSFAGGAIHRVGYDVAGSGFFLTKKIQDRRAQYPRHEVEVNLEVVGSIGAHTNDKSLVISISKEGESFAQDFLKNNNISYGDALVAIHAGGFYHYTRWPAENFAKVCDYLIERYNAKPILVGSASERFLSEKIVSLMKNPPIVAVGNTNLTGLISLTKRCKLFIGNSSGPMHIAAALRIPVVGIFGNISPVDSFKNWGPWGEGHVIVSKNLDCTNCQPADCLSLDCMQLITVEDVLKAVEEQLGK, encoded by the coding sequence ATGGTTTGTTCAAAAGGGATGCGATTTAGAAGCATAGCTCGTAATATAAAGAAACTCTATTATATAGTTTTGGGCCTTTTTGGCGATATGCTATTTTTCTTAATGCGTATTTTAAGGATAATTTCTAAGCCGAAACCTTTTTTGTCTGAAAATATTAAGAGAATTTTAGTAATTCGTCTAGATCGAATTGGAGATGTGGCTTTAACTACCCCGGCACTCAGGGCCTTACGTGAAAGTTTTACTCATGCAAAAATTTATCTTTTGACACGTTCCTATGCTAAGGATTTAGTCGTAGGAAACACTGATATTGATGAGCTTTTAATTTTTGATGATAAGACGTCATTTTTTATTGAGATAATGAAAAAGGCAAAGGTCTTGAAAGGTAAAAAATTTGATTTGGCCATAGTCCTAAACCCTAATTTTTGGTCAAATTTTCTTAGTTTTGCGGGTGGAGCTATACACAGAGTAGGTTATGATGTAGCAGGATCAGGCTTTTTTTTGACGAAGAAAATCCAGGATAGGCGAGCGCAATATCCACGTCATGAAGTCGAAGTAAATCTTGAGGTAGTAGGTTCGATAGGTGCACATACCAATGATAAGAGTTTGGTAATATCTATAAGCAAAGAGGGGGAAAGTTTTGCTCAAGACTTTTTAAAGAATAATAATATAAGTTATGGTGATGCATTAGTTGCCATACATGCAGGCGGCTTTTATCATTATACGCGTTGGCCAGCAGAGAACTTTGCTAAAGTTTGCGATTATCTAATTGAAAGATATAATGCAAAGCCGATTTTAGTAGGGAGTGCTTCTGAGCGATTTTTGTCAGAAAAAATCGTATCGCTTATGAAGAATCCCCCTATTGTTGCTGTGGGCAATACTAATCTAACCGGGCTTATTAGTTTGACTAAAAGATGTAAGTTATTTATTGGCAATTCTTCTGGGCCGATGCACATCGCCGCAGCCTTAAGGATTCCCGTTGTGGGTATTTTTGGAAATATAAGTCCTGTAGATAGCTTCAAGAATTGGGGACCCTGGGGAGAGGGCCACGTGATAGTTAGCAAGAACTTAGACTGCACAAATTGCCAACCGGCTGATTGTTTAAGCCTTGATTGTATGCAATTAATAACGGTAGAGGATGTGCTAAAGGCAGTTGAGGAGCAGCTTGGGAAATAA
- a CDS encoding glycosyltransferase family 9 protein, translating to MKKITDINSILLVNLGGIGDILLSIPALRALRGFYKKSTITLLTTPRSVDLMKDYPYIDKIILFNPGLWQKLKLVFILSRLHFDLAINMRSLTSYLSSLKMASLFLLAGATYRVGRDTNARGFFLNEKIPEDDIAQMHDIDYYFEIFKVLGVEGEGRNIDLKVNHEDAKFIDRFLLDNDVGQNDILIGINPGGTWPTRRWPIENFVKLIELLRKEKDFKIIITGGKKELDLAIKLVSLSKVGIINATNKTNVGQLMALIKRCNVFISNDAGPMHLAAALATPLIALFGPGDITRYDPRRISEKAVVFYNKVDCAPCFKVRCSSMNCFSSLRPEEISKAALKLV from the coding sequence TTGAAGAAAATCACGGACATAAACAGTATCCTATTAGTAAATCTTGGTGGCATTGGCGATATACTTTTATCCATACCTGCGCTTAGGGCACTGCGTGGCTTTTATAAAAAATCCACCATAACATTATTAACAACACCACGCTCTGTGGATTTGATGAAAGATTATCCCTACATAGATAAGATTATCCTTTTTAATCCAGGATTATGGCAAAAATTAAAACTGGTTTTTATTTTAAGCAGACTTCATTTTGACCTAGCAATAAATATGAGATCCTTAACTTCTTACTTAAGCAGTCTTAAGATGGCATCTTTATTTTTATTAGCTGGTGCAACTTACCGTGTTGGCCGAGATACCAATGCAAGGGGTTTCTTCTTAAATGAAAAAATTCCAGAGGACGATATTGCACAAATGCACGATATAGATTATTATTTCGAAATATTCAAGGTTTTGGGAGTAGAAGGTGAAGGTAGAAATATAGACTTAAAAGTTAATCATGAAGATGCTAAATTTATTGATAGATTTCTGCTAGATAACGATGTTGGCCAAAATGATATTTTGATTGGCATAAATCCGGGTGGTACTTGGCCAACGCGGCGTTGGCCAATAGAGAATTTTGTTAAACTAATTGAGTTATTGAGAAAAGAAAAAGACTTTAAAATAATAATTACCGGAGGCAAAAAAGAGCTAGATTTGGCAATAAAATTAGTGAGCCTATCTAAGGTTGGTATCATTAATGCCACTAATAAGACGAATGTTGGCCAGCTTATGGCATTAATTAAAAGATGCAATGTCTTTATTTCCAATGACGCTGGCCCGATGCATTTAGCTGCTGCCTTAGCTACTCCTTTAATTGCTTTGTTTGGCCCCGGGGATATTACTCGCTATGACCCGCGTCGAATATCAGAAAAGGCAGTTGTATTTTATAATAAAGTCGATTGTGCGCCTTGTTTTAAGGTTAGATGCAGTTCTATGAATTGTTTTTCATCCCTGAGGCCTGAGGAAATATCTAAGGCGGCTTTAAAATTAGTATGA
- a CDS encoding glycosyltransferase family 4 protein: protein MSPENNFILAPKVKGYKIIDSSSGLSIFRYFSFCRSAFLRAVILFFYTFWIVRKKRIDIIVCGVPVSIGLIGLVFKKIARLPYCVFYYGGELEKYKRRKIILRLLERVLKNACFVIVNSEFTSKEVKKFGIEEDKVIKVTPGVDVQIFKPDLDCSDLKKRLGLENKKVLLTVSRLVERKGIDVVIKALARLSEKFPSLVYLIVGSGEQEGYLKALVEKNSLNKNVIFIGKVTNEDLPKYYNLCDIYVMPNRKTLGEEIIEGFGISFIEASACAKPVIGGNSGGAGEAVWDKRTGFLIDSEDIDALVQSITCLLEDEKQAGELGNTGRRLMQEEFRWQYRADSLKKILSCCLQK from the coding sequence ATGTCTCCAGAAAATAACTTTATTTTAGCCCCCAAGGTAAAAGGGTATAAAATAATAGACAGTAGCAGCGGATTGAGTATATTCCGTTACTTTAGTTTTTGTCGCTCTGCTTTTTTGAGAGCAGTCATTTTATTTTTTTATACCTTTTGGATAGTTCGAAAAAAAAGGATAGATATTATAGTTTGTGGCGTTCCTGTCAGCATAGGTTTAATCGGATTAGTATTTAAAAAGATAGCCAGATTACCTTATTGCGTATTTTATTATGGTGGAGAATTAGAGAAATATAAAAGACGCAAAATCATTTTAAGGCTATTAGAGAGGGTCCTTAAGAACGCTTGTTTTGTCATTGTCAATAGCGAGTTTACGAGTAAAGAAGTGAAGAAATTTGGCATAGAGGAAGATAAAGTTATAAAGGTTACGCCTGGTGTAGATGTGCAGATTTTTAAGCCAGATTTGGATTGTTCTGATTTAAAAAAGCGTTTAGGCCTTGAGAACAAAAAAGTATTATTAACTGTATCGCGCTTGGTAGAACGCAAAGGGATTGATGTGGTTATTAAGGCGTTAGCGAGGCTTAGTGAGAAATTTCCTAGTTTAGTATATTTAATTGTAGGCAGTGGCGAACAAGAGGGTTATCTTAAAGCCCTTGTTGAGAAAAATTCACTGAACAAGAACGTTATCTTTATCGGTAAGGTTACGAATGAAGACCTGCCAAAATATTATAATCTTTGCGATATTTACGTTATGCCCAATAGGAAGACCCTTGGTGAAGAGATTATAGAAGGTTTTGGTATTTCTTTTATTGAGGCTTCGGCATGCGCTAAGCCTGTTATTGGTGGTAATTCCGGAGGCGCAGGAGAAGCTGTTTGGGATAAGCGTACTGGGTTTTTAATTGACTCTGAAGATATAGATGCACTTGTGCAAAGTATTACTTGTTTATTAGAGGATGAGAAGCAAGCGGGTGAACTGGGTAATACTGGGCGCAGATTGATGCAAGAAGAGTTCAGGTGGCAATATCGCGCAGATAGCCTCAAAAAGATATTAAGCTGTTGTCTTCAAAAATAG
- a CDS encoding class I SAM-dependent methyltransferase produces the protein MSILSRIYEKLRFLIARKGEKGEYSSGYLPSKVRDEFLSICKRKSGRILEIGCGEGLFIINLLKKAKGLKIFGVDILREGLLNAKEKLKAQDAKAVNLIESNGNELCFKDNTFDYVVCLNTLFNLPSFENVKGIIAESVRVAKKGAEIIVDIRNKNDLVTSLRYRFVKLYDSKCAVALRQYDPQEIIEIFEQNNAEVLEVLPIRAFFNLTVPITIIKAKKR, from the coding sequence ATGAGTATATTAAGCCGTATATATGAGAAGCTTAGATTTTTAATTGCGCGTAAAGGCGAAAAAGGAGAGTATTCTTCAGGATATCTGCCTTCTAAGGTAAGGGATGAATTCTTAAGCATATGTAAGAGGAAATCAGGTAGGATCCTAGAGATTGGTTGCGGCGAGGGACTGTTTATTATAAATTTATTAAAGAAAGCTAAGGGATTGAAGATATTTGGCGTTGATATTTTACGAGAAGGCCTACTAAATGCCAAAGAGAAATTAAAGGCCCAAGATGCTAAAGCAGTAAACTTAATTGAATCTAACGGTAACGAGCTTTGTTTTAAGGATAACACCTTTGATTATGTAGTATGTTTAAATACGCTTTTTAATTTGCCTTCTTTTGAAAATGTAAAAGGAATTATTGCTGAATCTGTGCGCGTGGCTAAAAAAGGCGCAGAGATTATAGTAGATATTAGAAATAAGAATGATCTAGTTACGTCTTTACGTTATAGATTTGTTAAGCTTTATGATTCAAAATGCGCTGTAGCGTTAAGACAATATGACCCACAAGAGATTATTGAAATTTTTGAGCAAAATAACGCCGAGGTTCTAGAGGTTTTACCTATTAGAGCTTTTTTTAACTTAACTGTCCCTATAACAATTATTAAGGCCAAGAAAAGATAA